AAGCGTTGGATCACGGTCACGGTGCCAGTCTGGCCGTCCGGGATGCCGTGCGCCCGCGCGGTGCGCGCGTAGAGGGCGAGCAGCACGCGGGCATACACGCCCAGCACCGCGCGGCACAAGGCGTGATCCCACGCCAGGCGGTAGCGCAGGCGATACGGCAGCGTCAGGACCCACTGGCGCACCGGCACCTGTGGCAGCACCTCGTCGACGAGAGAGGCGGCACGCTCCGCCATGCGTCGCCCCCCACAGCTCGGACAGAAGCCGCGCCGCTTGCAGGAGAAGGGCAGGAGGCGCTCGAAGGTGCAATCGGCGCACCGTAGCCGCGTGAAGCCGTGGGCCAGGACCCCGCACGTGAGGAACTCGCGGAACTCCTGCTCGACGAAGCGGGGCAGGCCATGTCCGTCGCCCCGGTCGGAGGCTTCCCGCAGGAAGGGCTCCAGATGTTCGCGGATGACGGCGTGGAGGACAGAGTGCTCGGCGTCGCGGGGCTGATACGTGCGGTGAGGATGGGCCACGCCCTGGGATAGCGCCTGCTGGCAGCAGCGCCAATGCCCAGAGATGGATACACGGTGCCAGTGCTGGGGCTGAGGGACGCGCCCGGCTGCCGATGGTCGACCCCGGCCACTTCTCAGCGGCCGAGTGCTCATGGATCATCGGGGTGGTGCAAGCTGCGTGTTCTAGTCGGGTCCTGTTCTCCATGGGCGAGGGTTTTTCAACGTCCCGAATACGATAGCGAGAGCGTGGCCGTGACTGGAACACGGGTTTCAGTGGGGGGTGCCCCGGCCCCACCCGCCGTGTCTGCGGCTAACGGAAAAGCGGGGCGAGGACTAGGGCCACAACCGGCGATTTCATGACCGCTTCCCTACAGGACCGGAGGGCCCGCCGATGGCCAAACGCTGGCCGTGCATCCTGCTCGCCACGCTCTGCTGTTTGCTCGCCGTCGCCACGTCGGCCTCCGCCGAGTGCGCGTGGGTGTTGTGGTCCGATTCTACGTCGAGGGATGGCTCCTACCAGAACACTGTGCCCATCGATAGTTATGCCACTCGTCAAGAGTGCAAGAAGGAGCGAGACCGACTCGTGCTGAAGCATGGACTCAAACCTGGAGGTCCTATTACCTATGTCTGGACATGTCTCCCCGACACCGTGGACCCGCGTGGGCCGAAGGGACAGTGACCGGGCCGATGATGGGGCGGCTGGAGTAGGGGATGGTTGAGCAGGACTTGCCGAGCGAGAAGGAGCTGCAGTCCACGGCCTACCATGAGGCCGGCCACGCAGTGGCGGCCCATTGGGAGCGCGTCCGGCTTGAGTCCGCCACGATCGTGCCCGGTGACGACTTCGACGGCAAGGTGATCTCGCGGAACCTGCTCCATGGGCGCAACGTGGACTCAGACGCCAGCCAGCGGAACCGCTCGCGGATGCTGCGCATGGTCCGTGTCTCCCTGGCGGGGTTGGCCGCGCAGCGCCGGTTCGATGCGGAGAGCGTGAAAGATTGGCACGGTGAGTACGACTACCA
Above is a genomic segment from Candidatus Methylomirabilota bacterium containing:
- a CDS encoding transposase zinc-binding domain-containing protein, with protein sequence MAHPHRTYQPRDAEHSVLHAVIREHLEPFLREASDRGDGHGLPRFVEQEFREFLTCGVLAHGFTRLRCADCTFERLLPFSCKRRGFCPSCGGRRMAERAASLVDEVLPQVPVRQWVLTLPYRLRYRLAWDHALCRAVLGVYARVLLALYARTARAHGIPDGQTGTVTVIQRFGSGLQLNIHFHTLVLDGVFSETRPGHLTFHPAPLPSDEDVAHVLATVRTRVGRLLARRHLEPADDTAPPDPLADASPVLAGLASASVQGRVALGPRAGARVRRLGGEPNLGHVTSRGPRQAQL